A single genomic interval of Astyanax mexicanus isolate ESR-SI-001 chromosome 4, AstMex3_surface, whole genome shotgun sequence harbors:
- the LOC125801198 gene encoding zinc finger protein 585A-like: MEPSPDMEEHQHSVKSFTKQSDIKKHQRIHTGEKPYHCSDCGKSFNQQSDLKIHQRIHTGEKPYHCSDCGKSFTKQSDLKKHQRIHTGEKPYHCSDCGKSFTEQSSLKIHQRIHTGEKPYHCSDCGKSFTKQSDLKKHQRIHTGEKPYYCFDCGKSFTQQSSLKIHQRIHTGEKPYYCFDCGKSFTKQSTLKKHQRIHTGEKPYYCSDCGKSFNQQSNLKLHQRIHTGEKPYHCSDCGKSFNQQSTLKLHQRIHTGEKPYYCSDCGKSFTEQSSLKRHQRIHTGEKPYHCSDCGKSFTRQSNLKLHQRIHTGEKPYYCFDCGKSFTEQRSLKIHQRIHTGEKPYHCSDCGKSFNQQSNLKLHQRIHTGEKPYHCSDCGKSFNQQSTLKLHQRIHTGEKPYQCSDCGKSFTKQSNLKKHQRIHTGEKPYHCSDCGKSFTLQSELILHQCIHKR; this comes from the coding sequence atggagccaagtcccgacatggaggaacatcagcactctgtcaagagttttactaaacagagtgatatcaaaaaacaccagcgcattcacacaggagagaaaccgtatcactgctcagactgtgggaagagttttaatcaacagagtgatctcaaaatacaccagcgcattcacacaggagagaaaccgtatcactgctcagactgtgggaagagttttactaaacagagtgatctcaaaaaacaccagcgcattcacacaggagagaaaccgtatcactgctcagactgtgggaagagttttactgaacagagtagtctcaaaatacaccagcgcattcacacaggagagaaaccgtatcactgctcagactgtgggaagagttttactaaacagagtgatctcaaaaaacaccagcgcattcacacaggagagaaaccgtattactgtttcgactgtgggaagagttttactcaacagagtagtctcaaaatacaccagcgcattcacacaggagagaaaccgtattactgtttcgactgtgggaagagttttactaaacagagtactctcaaaaaacaccaacgcattcacacaggagagaaaccgtattactgctcagactgtgggaagagttttaatcaacagagtaatctcaaactgcaccagcgcattcacacaggagagaaaccgtatcactgctcagactgtgggaagagttttaatcaacagagtactctcaaactgcatcagcgcattcacacaggagagaaaccatattactgctccgattgtgggaagagttttactgaacagagtagtctcaaacggcaccagcgcattcacacaggagagaaaccgtatcactgctcagactgtgggaagagttttactagacagagtaatctcaaactgcatcagcgcattcacacaggagagaaaccgtattactgtttcgactgtggaaagagttttactgaacagagaagtctcaaaatacaccaacgcattcacacaggagagaaaccgtatcactgctcagactgtgggaagagttttaatcaacagagtaatctcaaactgcaccagcgcattcacacaggagagaaaccgtatcactgctcagactgtgggaagagttttaatcaacagagtactctcaaactgcatcagcgcattcacacaggagagaaaccgtatcaatgctcagactgtgggaagagttttactaaacagagtaatctcaaaaaacaccagcgcattcacacaggagagaaaccatatcactgctcagactgtgggaagagttttactttacagagtgaacttatattacatcagtgcattcacaaaagatag